The sequence CGCCCCTGTTTGAGGCTCACGGGTTGCAGTTGCACCGGCGTGAGGTTCGCCCAAGTTTGCCCGGAGCGCACGCTGAGTTGGTCAATCCGAGTGACCCACACCCCATGCCCCCGTTCCTGAGCCGCTTCCATCATCGCCACCGTCGAGTCATGCCCAGGGTCGAGCCGCTCGATGGGGTCAATGATAAAGGCAAAATTCATGCCTGCAAGAGCCGTTCCAATTCGCCAGATCGTTCTAAATTGTACAGGTCATCACAGCCGCCAATATGCTGACCGTTGATGAAAATTTGGGGCACCGACCGCCGCCCCCCCGCCCGTTCCGCCATCTTAGTGCGGGCTGTCTCGTCCCCGTCAATGGCGTATTCCGTAAAGGGCACACCCTTGCGGTTCAGCAGTGCCTTTGCCCGGATGCAAAAGGGGCAGGTGCGCCAGGTGTAAATTTCCACGTTCATCGCTTCACCTGTTCCGGGGCAGGCGGATTGGGGTTGAGAAACAGGGGGATAAACCGCTCGATAAATTTCTGCGGGTCTCTCTGCCACGCCCGTTGCATGATGTCAATCCGGGAGCGTTGCAAATCGGGCGCCAGTAGGGCTGACGGGAGCCGCTCCATCAGATAGCCGGGGCGTTCCCACACGGGCAGGGTGCGGGCAATCGCCACCAACCGTTCCACCCGCCGCAGTTCCGCTCCCAGGGTAATGTCCATGCCGGATTCAAAGGCGGCTTGCTCGATGGCACTGTACCGTTGCTTGGCTTGATTCACCAGTTGTTCATGCCGGGGGCTTTTGCGGGCGAGATGCGCCAGCCAGCGGTTGCCCCAGCGCACATGGGCGGCTTCTTCGGGGAAAATCCGTTCAATCGTCTCCCGAATTGCCACATTTTCTTCAGTTTGGGGAGCCTGTTTCAATGCGTAGATATGGGCGGAAAAATACTCGCAACCCCGCTTTTCGGTGACATTAATTGCCGCCAGGGAAGCAATCAAAAATTCATCACTGCCGGGGGTGTAGGTTTCGCTGTCCAAAAGGGTTTCAAACTGTTCAATGTAACTGGTGCCCGGCGGTTTGCCCACGGGTGCGCCCAAGTCGCAGAGCAAATCCGTCAACCACATGGCATGGCGGGCTTCATCGCTGATGTGGCGGGACAGGTCCCGGATCAGTTCCGGGGGTTGACCGTCGAGTTGTTCCACGAGGTTGGTTAAATCTTTACAACTGCGTTGCTCGCTGAACCGATAGCGGTTGAGGGTGATCAGGTGAATTTCCCGCTGTTGTACCACTTGGTGCAAAATGGCACGGGCATTCCAGGCTCCAAACTTACGGGGGTAGGCGACGGTCATAGGGTTACGGCTCGTGAATCAAATGGTTGCGTTTTGTAAATCTCCTGTATCCTACCCTTTTTTATTTGGGAGCGACAATGGGTAGGGTTTTCCGCCCCCAACCAGCGGTGCTCAAGGGTTTTATAGTGGAATATAGATGCGTATGATCCCAAAGTTTTCCTAAAGGTATGGCGATAAAAAAATCTCCCCAGCTTCCTGGCCCCCGTGCCATTGGCAACATTCTGTTTCTGGTCGGACTGGGCTTTCTGGTGTTGAATTTGTTTTTACCGGGGTTGTTGGGGCCCCAGATTCCCCAGGTGCCCTACAGCCTGTTTATCCATCAGGTGGATGAGGGGGAGGTGGCGCGGGCTTCCGTCGGTCAAAATCAAATTCGTTACCAACTGCGCCCGGAGTTTGGGGGACAGGTGTTGGCGACCACGCCCATTTTTGATTTGGGTTTGCCCCAGCGGTTGGAGGATCACGGGGTGGAGTTTGCCGCCGTGCCGCCCCCCCGCAATGGTTGGTTTGGCAGTTTGTTGAGTTGGGTTTTGCCCCCCTTGATTTTCGTCGCCATTTGGCAGTTTTTCCTCAATCGGGGTGGGGGTGGCCCCCAGGGTGCCCTCTCCATCAGCAAGAGCCGTGCCAAGGTCTATGTGGAGGGGGAAACGGGCAAAGTCACCTTTGCGGACGTGGCGGGTTGTGACGAGGCGAAGGCGGAACTGGTGGAAATTGTGGATTTCCTGAAAAGCCCGGAACGCTACATCAAAATCGGTGCCAAAATCCCCAAGGGGGTACTGCTGGTCGGGCCGCCGGGGACGGGGAAAACCCTGCTGGCCAAGGCGGTGGCAGGGGAGGCGAAAGTCCCGTTTTTCAGCATCTCCGGTTCCGAGTTTGTGGAATTGTTTGTGGGGGTCGGTTCGGCTCGGGTGCGGGATTTATTTGAGCAGGCGAAAAAGCAAGCCCCCTGCATTATCTTTATTGACGAATTGGATGCGATTGGCAAATCCCGGAGCAGTAGCGGCTTCTACGGCGGTAATGACGAGCGGGAGCAAACCCTGAACCAGTTGTTGACGGAGATGGATGGGTTCCAGGCTTCCGGGGCGACGGTGATTGTGTTGGCCGCCACCAACCGTCCCGAAACCCTTGACCCGGCTTTACTGCGGCCCGGGCGGTTTGACCGGCAGGTGTTGGTGGACCGTCCCGATTTGATTGGCCGGGAAGCCATCCTCAAAATCCATGCGGCCAAGGTGAAACTTGCTCCCGAGGTGGATTTGCACAAAATTGCCGCCCGTACCCCAGGGTTTGCCGGAGCGGATTTGGCGAACTTGGTGAATGAAGCGGCTCTCTTGGCGGCCCGCAATCAGCGTACCGAAGTGACCATGGCCGATTTTGCCGAAGCGGTGGAGCGGGTGGTGGCCGGTTTGGAGAAGAAAAGCCGGGTCTTGAATGAGAATGAAAAACGCATCGTCGCCTACCATGAGGTGGGTCATGCCCTAGTGGGTACCCTGATGCCGGGTTCGGGGAAGGTGGAGAAAATTTCTATCATCCCCCGGGGGATGGCCGCCCTGGGCTACACCCTGCAACTGCCGACGGAGGATCGGTTTTTGCAGAGTGAGGAGGAACTGCGGGGGCAGATTGCTACCCTGTTGGGGGGCCGCTCCGCCGAGGAAATTGTGTTTGGGCAAGTGACCACCGGTGCCAGCAACGACCTGCAGAGGGCGACGGATTTGGCGGAACGGATGGTGACCACCTTTGGCATGAGCAAGGTGCTTGGTCCCCTGGCCTACCAACAGGCCCAACCCAATATGTTCCTGGGCAATCCGATGGAGATGCGGCGGGCGGTGAGTGAGGAAACAGCGCAGGCGATTGACCGGGAGGTGAAGGAGATTGTGGAACAGGCGCACCAGCAAGCCCTGGACATTCTGCGCCACAACCGGGAACTGCTGGAAACCATCGCCCAGGAAATTCTGGAAACGGAAGTGATTGAGGGGGAAAAATTGCACCACTGGCTCAGTCAAGTGCAGGCTCCCCCCAGTCTGTCCCATACCCCAACTCCGGTACCTGCCTAGGCGGTGTGATCTTAGACCTTGCCCCTGCGACATTTCCTCGTGGGGGTTTACTCAAAATATTGATCTAGAAAGGGGCTTTTGCCACGGGCTGAAATTTGGTGGTGACGTTGCCCGATAGTTCTATATTATCTGGATCAAGGGTTAACACCGGTGCGCCAGGGTTTACATTGAGTTGATCCAGATCAATCCAGACCACATTGGGGCTATTGCTTAACTCAAAAAAGTAACGCCGATGGGTGAGGTCCATAGCGGTGCGGTATTCCGTATTGTACAGAGAGCCGGGGATATGATTCGGCGCCCCAAAGGGGACTGAAACATTGCGGGCAATCGCCAGGATACCGGCAATCGCTTCCCGCTCGGTTTTGGGTTCTGGCAACATCATTTGGTAATAGGTGGCTCGGACAAAACGGTCTTTTGGATCGACATTGCCAGGGAGAGGAGTTTGGCGGGTGGCATTGGTAAAATCCCAATTTTTGAGGAAGGCTAACTGTTCCTCATAGGGGGGGTCGTTGGTCATAATCCGATACTCAGCACCGTGATGGATGGTTAACTCGCCATTCACATATTCCAAAATCGCTGAATCCCCCTGAGCATCCTCAATGGCTAAATGAACCGTTGCTTTCATGCCAGCCAATTCGACCATGACCGGCTGAATTTCATCCATCAAGGCAATCGCTTCCGCAACTGTGGCGGCATGATCCAGCAAATACTGTCCCCACAGCCCCGCTTGGACTCCTGGTTTACTGACATCCCGTGCCCCAAAATCCGTAGTGTGCAGATAGAGCATATGCATTCCCAAGCCCTGCTCATTCAAGCCATCCGCCGTGCCTACACCATAGACCGTTGTCACCAAACTGCCATATTTGGATGTCCATTGCGCCGGGTTTTCAAGTACAACGAGCGTGTCCCCCAAAAGCCCGCCGTTGCGTTTCATGCCCCGGGGAAAGACCGTCAAAATCGGTTCTGTGGATTCCGGCCAGTCCATAGTTCGCCCCACCACGACAGCAAATTGGTTGTTGTTCCATAAAATGCGGGTACAGGCTTGAGCTACTGGTGGCCAAAATCCTGCCCAGATGACCCCTACCAAAAGTCCAACCCAAAGGGTATTTGCCAGAAATTCAGGCTGGATGTTCATGGGGAAAAGTCCTAACAATGTGGGCAATAGGAATGCCGGGATAACCAAAATATCATACCTGATCTTACTATATCGCTACATCGCCTGCATTGTGAGTAAAAATTTTGGGCACCTCCATCAATTCAAAGTTAGCGGTCGCAGCGTCCTTGGTTCTGCACGCAAGTTAACGTTAATCAAGTAGGATGGCTATACTCACCTTTTATCTGGCTGGGATACCTGCCATGCGTCTGGGAATTATTGACTACGACATGGGCAATCTGCATTCTGTGGCCAAAGCCCTGGCTCATTTGGGGGTACAGGCAGAGGTGATTCAGGAAATTTCTGATGAATATGATGGGCTGATTCTCCCTGGGGTAGGGGCGTTTGACCCGGCCATGCGCCAACTCCAGCAACGCCATTTAATCACGCCAATTCGCAGATGGATTACCCAAAATAAACCATTTCTAGGTATATGTTTGGGCTTGCAATTATTATTTACCGCCAGTGAGGAGGGTCAGGAACCGGGCTTGGGCATTATCCCCGGCGTGGTGCGGCAAATAGAGCCATTACCGGGCTATCCCATCCCCCACATGGGTTGGAATCAACTGCAGTTCACGCAACCTGCCTGTCCCCTCTGGCGCAACTTGCCCCCGGAAGCCTGGGTGTATTTTGTCCATTCCTACCACGGGGTACCAGCGGCACCGGAAATCATTGCGGCTACGGTGTCCTACGGGTCACATACCCTGACGGCGGCGCTTGCCCAGGGCAATTGTTTCGCCACCCAGTTTCACCCGGAAAAGTCCGGGTCGGTGGGGCTGAGTATCTTAAAGAATTGGCTGACGGTGTGCCGGTCAGGGCTGGCGGTGATGTGAATTTTCAGGTTTCTCTGGGAGCGGCCATTTTTGGTGCGCCCGGCTATAGGTGCGGGTGAGGGTGGCAAGTTTTTCCGCCAAATCCGGGGTTAAGGCCTCCGCCCGGTACCGCCATTCCCAATTGCCCGTCCCTTCGCCGGGGGCATTCATCCGCCCCTCCGCCCCCAACCCCAGCACATCCTGGAGCGGCACCAGGCACCAGCGGGCCACGGAAGCCATCCCTAGGCGCAGTAAATCCCAGTGGATGCCCTGGGCACTCAGATAACCCAGATAACGGATCACCCGATGTTGGGCAGATTCATCCAGGTTTTGGTACCAGGCGACCGTGGTGGTGTTGTCGTGGGTGCCGGTATAGACCACGCAGTTCTGGGTGAAATTGCAGGGCAGGTAGGGGTTGTCCGGGTTCTCATCAAACCCAAATTGCAGAACCTTGGTGCCCGGTAGCCCCAACCCATCCCGCAGGGCTTCCACCTCCGGCGTAATCACCCCCAAATCCTCCACAAGGATCGGCAATTCCCCCAATTCCCGGCGCAGGGTGTGAAACAGCGCCTCTCCGGGCGCAGTCACCCATTCCCCATTGATGGCGGTTTCCTCCCCCTGGGGCACCTGCCAATAGGACTCAAAGCCCCGGAAGTGGTCAATGCGGATGATGTCCACCAGTTGCAATAGATGCCGCAGTCGTTGCACCCACCAGGCAAAATCCGTCTGCGCCAAGGCTTCCCAGTCATACACCGGGTTGCCCCACAACTGCCCCGTCGCACTGAAGTAATCCGGGGGTACCCCCGCCATCAACGCCACCGCCCCCGTTTCCCGGTCCAGGGCAAACAGGTCAGGATGCGCCCAAACATCGGCACTATCGTGGGCAACATAGATGGGCAAATCCCCAATGATCCGCACCTGCCGTTCCTGGGCATAGGCGTGCAGGGCTTGCCACTGTTCCCAAAACAGGTACTGCAAAAAGCTGTGAAATTCCTGGTCCGGGTACACCCGCTCCCGCCATTGCGCTAAAGCATTTCCATCCCGCCACGCCAACCCTGACTCCCATTCATACCAGGGCTGACCCCCGTGGGCATCCTTCAAAGCCATAAACAAACTAAAGTCCGGCAACCAATGCGCCTGTTGGGTTTGAAATTCCCGCAGGGCCGCCATGCTGGTCTGGTCACGCTGAAATTCAACCCAAGCCTGACGGAGCAGGGGTAATTTATGCTGGTACACCCCGTCGTAATCCACCCGGTGGGCGGGCAAGGGGGGATGGGGCACATCCGACGGCAAAAACCCCTGGGCTTGTAGAGGTTCCAGGCTGATCAACAGGGGATTACCCGCCATCGCCGAGTAGGACAGGTAAGGGGAATTGCCGTAACCCGTCGGCCCCAGGGGTAAAATCTGCCAGAGCCGCTGTTCCGCCTGCGCCAAAAAATCCACCCAAGCCCTACTGCCAGAGCCTAAATCCCCAATCCCCCAAGCTCCCGGCAGAGACGTGGGATGCAGTAAAATGCCACTACAACGGGGCCAGGGCATGGGTGACAAAGTGTAACGAACATTCCGATTTTACCCCGCCTGCCCCAGATTTCCTGGCAAAATAGAGACATTCCCACTTATTTTTTCTCCCCCATGACCACGACCACCACCCCCACGACCAGTTTGGAAACCATGCGGAAATTCGCTGAAACCTATGCCCAGCGGACGGATACCTATTTTTGCGTGGATTTGGGGGTGACGGCGACTGTAATCCAGGGTCTCGCCAAACATAAGGACGAATTGGGTGCCCCCCTGTGCCCCTGCCGCCATTACGAAGATAAGGAAGCGGAAGCCAAGCAGGGTTTTTGGAACTGCCCCTGTGTCCCCATGCGGGAGCGCAAGGAATGTCACTGTATGCTCTTTCTCACCCCGGAACACGACTTCGCCGGGACGGAACAGACCATTGACCCAGAGTTCTTAGCGAATTACACTTAGGTCTTGGTGCCCCCTGGGGAAAAATTGCCAAAAAATTACCCATATTTGAGGAAATCCGGTATGGCTCAGCTTGGTGGTGGTCTGAAGTCCAGCGCAATGGCGATCATGCTTTCAATGGCAGTATGGGTTGGGTCGGTACCGGGAGCCAGGTCGCAAGGGAATTGGACAGTTTTCAACCCCAGTGCTGGTCAATTTCAGGTGGAAATGCCCCTCCCACCCACCGCTTCCCAGGTGCAGGATGCTTCCCCGGTCGGTACCGTGACCACCTACATTTTTACCGCTAAGGAGGGGGACGGGTCGTTTTCCGTGAGTTATTCGGACTTACCCGCCCTGGCGATTCAATTTGTGGGTGCGGAGGGGCTGATGGGACAGGCGAAGGCTTCCCTGCTTCGGGATCAACAGAATGTCCGGGAAATTTCCTTTGACCCGGCGACGATTAACGGTCTATCGGGGAAACGGTTGGTTTATGCGACCACAAGTAACGGGGTTCAACGCACCGGCGAAGCATTTTTTATGTTAAATGGTTCTCGTCTTTATGTTTTGGATGTGTCAGTGCCTACAGGTTCGGAAGCCCTAGCGCAAAAGTTTTTTCAGAGTTTTCGCCTGAATAATTAATGGGCACTTCTAAAAATGGGTCGCAGGGGCGTAGCCCCCGTATTTGGTTCTCAATAGTATTAGAGCGCACTTTGATTCATTCACAGCAATGTAGGGGAGCGATGCCCTAAAAATTTTAGCTCTCTAAAGTGTAAATTTTCTGCTCAAATTCTGCTGAATAAGGAGGTGAGGTGGTTATGTTATCGGCAATTTTATCCCTTTGGAATAATAGACGCTTGGTTAAATCATACGACTTAATTGGAATTAGTTGGAACTAATCCGGGTTTGAAATTGCAGTGATGCCTGAAGTGGGTCATCCTGTTGCAGACATGCACATAAAAAAACTAAATCTAAATCCGGTAATAAGCCACTTTTTTCCCGCATTTCATAGTTACCTGCTACTAGGGAATAAACCCTAATCTGACCATCCTGCCAAAACCATACTTCCGGCACCCCCCGCAGTTGATACTTGCGTAATTTATCCATATGACTATTGGTAATCACCACCTCAATACAGAGGTCAGGGATGTCTTTATCCTGATCAAAACTGTAGGAAAGGTCGGACTGGTATTCCGTAATACCCTCAAGGATTTGGGAATAGGCACCACTGGGAAAAAACCGGATGCGTTGATGCACAAAATAAGTAATTAACAAGTAGTTGAGGAAATGACAAATAAATTCATGAACTTTTCCCAGGAGCATAATTTCTAACACTCCCTCACAATAGGTCAGGCGAATCCCCGGTAGATCAGCAAACGCCTGTTGGATATGGATAAACTGCTCCCAACTAATCCCACTGCGGGTGATGGGTTGTTCTAAACTATCGGTTCTGACTTCAGTTTTGACCATAGTTAATTTGAGCTAATTTGAGCTAATTTGAGTTTGAAATTGCAGTGATGCCTGAAGTGGGTCATCCTGTTGCAGACATGCACACAAAAAAACCAAGTCTAAATCGGGTAATAAGCCACTTTTTTCTCGTAATTGATAGTTGCCTTCTACTAAGGAATAAACTTTAATCTGACCATCCTGCCAAAACCATACTTCCGGCACCCCCCGCAGTTGATACTTGCGTAATTTATCCATACGACTATTGGTAATCACCACCTCAATACAGAGGTCAGGGATGTCTTTATCCTGATCAAAACTGTAGGAAAGATCGGACTGGTATTCCGTGACACCCTCAAGGATTTGCGAATAAGCACCACTGGGGAAAAACCGGATGCGTTGATGAATAAAATAAAGCCCCAATAAAATTCCCAGCAAATGGCAAATAAATTCGTGCTGTTTGCTCAGAGGCATAATTTCTAACACTCCCTCACAATAGGTCAGGCGAATCCCCGGTAGATCAGCAAACGCCTGTTGGATATGGATAAACTGCTCCCAACTAATCCCACTGCGGGTGATGGGTTGTTCTAAAATATGGGCTTTTACTTCAGTTTTTGCCATAGTTGATTTCAGGTAATTTTTTGCCCCTAAGTTTTGATTATAACTAATGCACAGGACTGATCAAATGTGATTACA comes from Synechococcus sp. C9 and encodes:
- a CDS encoding Uma2 family endonuclease, which gives rise to MVKTEVRTDSLEQPITRSGISWEQFIHIQQAFADLPGIRLTYCEGVLEIMLLGKVHEFICHFLNYLLITYFVHQRIRFFPSGAYSQILEGITEYQSDLSYSFDQDKDIPDLCIEVVITNSHMDKLRKYQLRGVPEVWFWQDGQIRVYSLVAGNYEMREKSGLLPDLDLVFLCACLQQDDPLQASLQFQTRISSN
- a CDS encoding Uma2 family endonuclease; this encodes MAKTEVKAHILEQPITRSGISWEQFIHIQQAFADLPGIRLTYCEGVLEIMPLSKQHEFICHLLGILLGLYFIHQRIRFFPSGAYSQILEGVTEYQSDLSYSFDQDKDIPDLCIEVVITNSRMDKLRKYQLRGVPEVWFWQDGQIKVYSLVEGNYQLREKSGLLPDLDLVFLCACLQQDDPLQASLQFQTQISSN
- the ftsH4 gene encoding ATP-dependent zinc metalloprotease FtsH4 codes for the protein MAIKKSPQLPGPRAIGNILFLVGLGFLVLNLFLPGLLGPQIPQVPYSLFIHQVDEGEVARASVGQNQIRYQLRPEFGGQVLATTPIFDLGLPQRLEDHGVEFAAVPPPRNGWFGSLLSWVLPPLIFVAIWQFFLNRGGGGPQGALSISKSRAKVYVEGETGKVTFADVAGCDEAKAELVEIVDFLKSPERYIKIGAKIPKGVLLVGPPGTGKTLLAKAVAGEAKVPFFSISGSEFVELFVGVGSARVRDLFEQAKKQAPCIIFIDELDAIGKSRSSSGFYGGNDEREQTLNQLLTEMDGFQASGATVIVLAATNRPETLDPALLRPGRFDRQVLVDRPDLIGREAILKIHAAKVKLAPEVDLHKIAARTPGFAGADLANLVNEAALLAARNQRTEVTMADFAEAVERVVAGLEKKSRVLNENEKRIVAYHEVGHALVGTLMPGSGKVEKISIIPRGMAALGYTLQLPTEDRFLQSEEELRGQIATLLGGRSAEEIVFGQVTTGASNDLQRATDLAERMVTTFGMSKVLGPLAYQQAQPNMFLGNPMEMRRAVSEETAQAIDREVKEIVEQAHQQALDILRHNRELLETIAQEILETEVIEGEKLHHWLSQVQAPPSLSHTPTPVPA
- a CDS encoding ferredoxin-thioredoxin reductase catalytic domain-containing protein, whose amino-acid sequence is MTTTTTPTTSLETMRKFAETYAQRTDTYFCVDLGVTATVIQGLAKHKDELGAPLCPCRHYEDKEAEAKQGFWNCPCVPMRERKECHCMLFLTPEHDFAGTEQTIDPEFLANYT
- the hisH gene encoding imidazole glycerol phosphate synthase subunit HisH; amino-acid sequence: MRLGIIDYDMGNLHSVAKALAHLGVQAEVIQEISDEYDGLILPGVGAFDPAMRQLQQRHLITPIRRWITQNKPFLGICLGLQLLFTASEEGQEPGLGIIPGVVRQIEPLPGYPIPHMGWNQLQFTQPACPLWRNLPPEAWVYFVHSYHGVPAAPEIIAATVSYGSHTLTAALAQGNCFATQFHPEKSGSVGLSILKNWLTVCRSGLAVM
- a CDS encoding ferritin-like domain-containing protein, which encodes MTVAYPRKFGAWNARAILHQVVQQREIHLITLNRYRFSEQRSCKDLTNLVEQLDGQPPELIRDLSRHISDEARHAMWLTDLLCDLGAPVGKPPGTSYIEQFETLLDSETYTPGSDEFLIASLAAINVTEKRGCEYFSAHIYALKQAPQTEENVAIRETIERIFPEEAAHVRWGNRWLAHLARKSPRHEQLVNQAKQRYSAIEQAAFESGMDITLGAELRRVERLVAIARTLPVWERPGYLMERLPSALLAPDLQRSRIDIMQRAWQRDPQKFIERFIPLFLNPNPPAPEQVKR
- the malQ gene encoding 4-alpha-glucanotransferase, whose translation is MPWPRCSGILLHPTSLPGAWGIGDLGSGSRAWVDFLAQAEQRLWQILPLGPTGYGNSPYLSYSAMAGNPLLISLEPLQAQGFLPSDVPHPPLPAHRVDYDGVYQHKLPLLRQAWVEFQRDQTSMAALREFQTQQAHWLPDFSLFMALKDAHGGQPWYEWESGLAWRDGNALAQWRERVYPDQEFHSFLQYLFWEQWQALHAYAQERQVRIIGDLPIYVAHDSADVWAHPDLFALDRETGAVALMAGVPPDYFSATGQLWGNPVYDWEALAQTDFAWWVQRLRHLLQLVDIIRIDHFRGFESYWQVPQGEETAINGEWVTAPGEALFHTLRRELGELPILVEDLGVITPEVEALRDGLGLPGTKVLQFGFDENPDNPYLPCNFTQNCVVYTGTHDNTTTVAWYQNLDESAQHRVIRYLGYLSAQGIHWDLLRLGMASVARWCLVPLQDVLGLGAEGRMNAPGEGTGNWEWRYRAEALTPDLAEKLATLTRTYSRAHQKWPLPEKPENSHHRQP
- a CDS encoding linear amide C-N hydrolase yields the protein MNIQPEFLANTLWVGLLVGVIWAGFWPPVAQACTRILWNNNQFAVVVGRTMDWPESTEPILTVFPRGMKRNGGLLGDTLVVLENPAQWTSKYGSLVTTVYGVGTADGLNEQGLGMHMLYLHTTDFGARDVSKPGVQAGLWGQYLLDHAATVAEAIALMDEIQPVMVELAGMKATVHLAIEDAQGDSAILEYVNGELTIHHGAEYRIMTNDPPYEEQLAFLKNWDFTNATRQTPLPGNVDPKDRFVRATYYQMMLPEPKTEREAIAGILAIARNVSVPFGAPNHIPGSLYNTEYRTAMDLTHRRYFFELSNSPNVVWIDLDQLNVNPGAPVLTLDPDNIELSGNVTTKFQPVAKAPF
- the grxC gene encoding glutaredoxin 3, producing MNVEIYTWRTCPFCIRAKALLNRKGVPFTEYAIDGDETARTKMAERAGGRRSVPQIFINGQHIGGCDDLYNLERSGELERLLQA